The Phragmites australis chromosome 1, lpPhrAust1.1, whole genome shotgun sequence genomic interval GGCAAATCATTGGGTTTCATCATTGCTATTCAACTTTCTGATAAGAATTGTGGTTATTCATGTATCATTAACAATATCCCAATGCTATAGCCGAGTTGTGTTTGTTCagttctttcttcttttgccTTTCTAAGTGCATCGATGAGCAtgcatatctattttttttctcagtaGCCGGTGAACAAGTTTCCCACATGTCATGattcaataaaaataatacaaaagAAGCATATACTGCACCATTCCAGTAGTAATGTTTTAATACATAGCCGGTAAAAATGAATTGAAGGTTTTCCACACAGCACACAGTACTTAGTCCATGCTAACAATCAAACATAAGTATTGCAAATGACAAAATGACTCCATTTAGATCAAAGATGGCGGACTTTTCTCTTCTTCGGAGTCAACTTTTTGAAAGGTCTTGCAAGAGATTTGGTTGGAGTCTTGGCAGGAGACATGGCAGTTTGAGACCTTGTGACAGGTCCAGGACTAGATGGAGTGACATTCCTTGGactgaaaaaagaaagatgatATCACAAGACTTCATATGAAAACGTTGTAAATAAGATAGCAAGCAAGGTGTTTACCTCCTTGTGACAGGTCTAGGACTAGATGAAGTTACATTGCTTGATGTGTTGACAATTGTGGAGTTACTTACAGCTTCCCATGGAGCCGCATTTCTCCTACTTTTCCTGTCACAATAAGCACATACATATTTGCATAAGTTCAATTTCAAAACACAAAAATTTGCATTAGTTGAATACATAAAGTACTTGTACCTTTTCTTTACCCCATTGTATAGACATGCAGCTTCCTTGTGTCCCAGCTCATGGCATTTTTTGCATTTGTTCTTGCCCCCATCTTAAATTTTTTCCCTGAACCCCCTCAGGAGCACCCCTTATCCTTAGTTCCCAACGTCTTCCTGCACCCCTTTTTGGTAGTGGTGCATGCACAACAAACCCTGGATCCACTACAGGCCACTGAGTCTTGTCTGTAAGTGGTTCTATCTCCCATTCATATGCTTCTCTGAATTTTTGCACTAAGTAGTACACATGCACAAAAGTCCTCCAACTTGCAGTGAGGCAATGCAGTTAAAACAACCAATGCATGTGGACATGGCTTGCCTGTATGTTGCCACTCGAGGCAAGCACATTCACGGTTAAGTGTCTTGACTACATGCCTAAGGTGATCCTTTTATGTATCCCTGACCTCAACACTCCCATCACTTGATGCTTGTGGCTTAAGATGGCCTAATCTTCTAGTCCTAGCATTTAGTTGTTGTATGATAGCTGGTAGAATTTTACCTTGCAGTCGCTCTCCAATCTTTCTCCTCTTCCTTAAACAGCTCCATGACCATCTCTCTCAACTTGTCACACTAAGAGGTTATTGTTATTAAGTGTACGAGTAAAATTGATGATTAAATAACAATTGAAAAGAGTAGGAAATGCACCTCATCCATAGCAAATTGTGATGGTCATTAAGGTAATCCAATACCTTAGGTTCTTCTGTAAGTACTTGGGTCGTAATGAAATATTGATTTCTTATATGCCTTTGCAGCAGGCCAGATGTGGCCTCCCAAGTCACCAtggatttttttaacaaaatttcCCATGAGATGCTTGAAACACTCCCTTTGCTCGGCATGAAGGAAAATATTCTTCActgcattttctaaacccttgCAAGCATCAGTGCATACAACTAATATTGGAGGATCACCTATTGCCTTCTTCAATTAACTCATAAACCAAGaccatttttgttgttgtttcaacatcaaaaaatccaaaagcaACAGGAAACATCCAATTATGCCCATCCATAGCTGTAACCGCAGCTAGCTACCCATTCCACTTGCCATTTAAAGCAGTTGAATCTATACTTATGTATGGTCTGCACTCTGCACCCCTTCAAAAATCCATCTATATTGGGTTTAAACGCAACGAAGAACTTGTCGAAAAAAAATATTACCTTCAACTTCCTTAGTGGCAATATCTATAATACTCCATGGGGATCTCAGCTCAATTTCAGCTTTGAAGTTATAAAGCAACTGGAAGCTCTCTTCCCAACTACCATATAAATCAGCAATAGCTCTTTGCACACTGTGATAGCTAGCCTTGCAATTATAGTCATCCTATGAGTACCCTTACATTGAAGTCCACTGTATCTTGTTCAATGACAATGGCTGATCAATCCATCGAGCTAAAGGTTGCCGGCACCGATGCATTAGTGCTACCGATTTCTACATCGTTGTTAGTCCTAATGCCTAGGTTGATCACACtcggaaaagaaaaaaaatgaaattctaCATTGGTGGTACTCACGTCTATCGCAAAATCAATGTAATGCACAATGAAATTGTAAAGCAAACTGAAAATTGTGATGTTACCTATCATAAATTGATTCCATTTTGAATCTCCTCTTCAAGCCTAGATGAACCGTATCGACATGTTAGTAAGAATCACAATCAAGGTACTCACAGTATAGCTTTTCCAACAACTCGAGCATAGCTTTTCAATTTAGACATATAAATTAGGCATGCAGTGGCCAACCAAAAACTAAAATCACCTAACCTCGTGTTAACGCTGCTTTTTTCCGTGGCTATAATGTCCACAAACCATACACATGCTAAATCACCATCTCAGACAAAACTGATTACTCAGCTCACCTGAGACACTAATCCGGCAAGGAGCCGTGCCAACCGCGCGTTGGAGCCGTGTGTGCAGCCACGCGTGCTCGCCTGCCGGCCGTATGCTCGGCCGCCGCCGTACACTCGCCTGGTGTCGGAGCCGTGCGTGAAGCCACGCGTGCTCGGCCGCCGCCGTACACTCGCCTGGTGTCGGAGCCGTGCGTGCAGCCACGCGTGCTCGGCCGCCGCCGTACACCCGGGTTGAGAtaaaggaagaggaaaaggaaattTTACAGCCCGACTTGTACACCAAGGGTTTTTCCTGGTTGTATAAGGGCAAAAAAGTCTTTTGATATACAAGTGTCTAGCTGCAATacttaataaatttttttgttaaactAATCCATgtgaaatatataataaaaaactcATCAACtttaaatattttatcaaaGGTTCGTCAACTTCAGGATATACAATTaaattttcctctctttttcccGTCCTATTCGTGCGCCGCCTTCGAATTTGGACGATGAACCGTGGTGGCATCCTTTGATATTGTTAGGTTTTGTCATAGTTGTTTTATTTTGGCCTGACTCGGTATGCATTCTTGGTGTACGAACTGTCAAAATTCTGCGATCGAGTAGTTGGTGCTAAGATAAGCCTATGTTTGTAGGCGTAATTATCCTGTGCAAAGTTTGGTGGCTCGGCAGTAAGGTTCTCATTTTAGATTGGCAGGAAGAATTTTATGTCAGGTTTTACAAGTGATTTATCAAGGTTTTAAATCGTGATTTTCGCAAAGCTACGATATCTATTGCTAGTTAACACCGAAGCTATCCTTCTTCACGCTTTAGTattaaaagggaaaaaaatgtaGAATAGGTATATAATCTAATTCATATTCAAAGATATTACAAAACTATAGCACTCTATAATACACTAGATACTATATTAAAGACCATAAATCACAATATTCATACTGAAAAGTATCCATCAATAAGAAAAGTGAATGTTGGAGAAAAGTAAGATAAAGTGCCCTGTTAAATTTCTCATACTTGAGCCTTATAAGAGATGCATTTGAGCTTTTAGTAAAGTTGGATTAAAAAATTGGCTTGTTGCTTTGGCCTGTTGGTACAAATTTAGAAAGCGAAGCTATCACTAGCTACGAGCTAAGGCAAATAGCGGAGCTATTTGGAGCTAATACGCTTGTAGCTAGTATAGCGGCAAATTAGATCGTCGCTTCGTGTATGGGGTCAAAAATAGCTATAGCGCATCTATAGCTAGCTATTTAGAATCTTGTGGTTTATGCATTTGACAGATGCACGGTCCCGGAATTGTTTGAAGGAAACAAGCAGCTGGACGGTGCCTCCGTTGGTTCGAGATAGCTTCCTCCATGGTGCGTTCCCCCTCCAGCTGGACTGGACTGATGTTCTTCTTTAAGATCTTTTGTGCTTTTGTTGTGACTGTTTAGTATTAggtttgtttggtagagttttttttatttaaatttttttaaagtgatttttttaagGGAAATGATTCTTTAGAATAAACTACgtagaggaagtgattctgtgctgAAAGTAAATCAGGGGAAGCTGTTTTTTTTCAGCTCTCCAACTTCTAGTTTATTCTATAGAATTACTCCTATGGATTTCACTCGTATAATTAAAAGCTAAAATCTACTGTTTGACAGAACTCctctaattctaaaaaaaatctgcTCTAAAAATCCTATCAAACATACTTATGATTCCATCTTGTGGCAGATTGGTTCCGCTCTCGGGGTACAGAAGGAGCATTTTATGGTTTTAACCATGGTATGTACCTGTGTTCCGTTCCGTAATCTGATTGAGCTACTTGTGCAGTAGCTGATGCGTCTGCGTGGCAGATGATTTGTTAGTTCTTTAGCTATTATTTTCCCTACCTTTTTTTACTGGGTTCTAATTACGAGTAAGTTAGTTTGGAGTCTATATGCAGCAGCTGTGCCATCTAATGTGTGGATGTGGCTATTAGTTGGCATGTTAATACATGTTTACTACTGTAGAAAGAtatatcaatgccggttcaaaAATATCATCAGTAAATCGACACTGATTATTCGATACTGATAATTcatgactatcagtgttggATCTGAAACCGGCACTAAAAATTCTTTTCACTGCCAGTTAGTAGCTCCAATCAGCACTGAAAAGGTTCcaagagccaaaaaaataaatcagatgGCTCTCGAGCCGACTCGATTGCCGCTACTGTCGCCGCGGTGCTTCCGTCGCCGCCGCATGCTCAAATCGAATacatctcatccatacaacaCATCTCATAATCAAATTCAACATAACAATACAAGAATCGACTTATCACATTCATACAACAACGAAAGAGCATCTGCCAATTATATTTCATACAGAGAACACATATATGCAACATTATCCAGATTAATAAATCTAGCTGAAAAAAGTGTGGTGGTTGCATATCACAAGAATAGAAAAAGGGATAAATTAAAATGCAATGTTTGTGGATGGAAAAATTGGAAACAACATGAATCGGCTTGCAACCCGTGAATCAAGTAACGAGAAAAGGAGGCGTCTTTATCGCTAGCATCACATGAGCGAAAGAAAATGGATCGTTGTCGGTGACGTGGAGGGCCAGCAGTCTGCGATTGAGGGAGCTGATCTCCATCTCCTTGTGGAAGACAGCAGCCTTGAGGAACGCGAGCGTGTCCTCATCGTGCTGGATCCACTCCTCCGCCACCCACCGGAACTACTCCGCCTCCATCCGCTCCGCTGCCTTCTCCGCCTGCAGCCGCAGCATCATGGCCAGCGCCTCGTCCGCGCCCAACAATGCCGCACTCCTCTCTTCCTCCAACTCGGCCCTCAGCTCCTCCACGGTCAGCGTCTGCTACCGCAGAGCCTCCCGTAGAGTGGCCACCTTGCCTTCTTCAACTCCGGCCAagtacgagagagagagagaggagagatcgagagagagggGCCGTGGGgaactagagagagagagactgcgAGGGAGAGAAGAGCGAGAAAAATATCTGGAGTTTGGAGCCGGATTTGATCGAGCCAAAATTAGAATAGAATAAAATTTCGGGTCCAtatagactatcagtgtcggttgtcaatagaatcggcactgatagttggagcCGGATGTTTGATCGAGCCAAAATTAGAATGGATCAAAAAATTTGAATCCAGATgaactatcaatgccggtttttAGCGGCTCTATAATTGTTCGGGCAcgggagattaagaaccggcactgatacatcttcagtggTGGTTCCTGtacaaccggtactgatgtGTCACTACTTTTGAccaattctgtagtagtgattatTCATCTTATAGTGTGCCTTTTTAACATTTCAAATTCCTATAAACTATTCAGAGTTTCAAACACCACATACGCTTGTAGTTGTTTGTATGTACGAAAAGCTCTATTTATGCGATCTTCTCAATTCAGGGATTATCTTTGCATGTGAAAATTGCACCCTGCACATAGCAGAATTTGTGTTATTCTAGAGCCCTCCCTCTATATGCCTGCACACATGGAAGTTTCTTTTCCTCTTTGGTTCATGTGATATTTGCTCACCTAGATTTACATCTAGTAGATGTTTTTGCATGCTTGGTACGCTTGTTGGCAAATGGATGTCGAATGAAATTGATTAACCATTTATTCCCTTCTCAAATTTTGATCTACCGATGTTATTATGCAATTGATAATTATTTTACCATTAGCATTAATTTTGGAATTCTTTTTTGTAGTTATGCCTGCGGTTCGACGTTACATAAAGGGGTCAATGTGGATCCATTTTCTTGTTGGTGTAAGTACCATGCACTTTCCTGTTCCAGACATTGGTAGTTTTCTTGTTGACCTGTTTAGCA includes:
- the LOC133909476 gene encoding uncharacterized protein LOC133909476, producing the protein MGARTNAKNAMSWDTRKLHVYTMGKSRRNAAPWEAVSNSTIVNTSSNVTSSSPRPVTRSPRNVTPSSPGPVTRSQTAMSPAKTPTKSLARPFKKLTPKKRKVRHL